From the genome of Streptococcus lutetiensis, one region includes:
- a CDS encoding glycosyltransferase family 4 protein, which translates to MRIGLFTDTYFPQVSGVATSICTLKEELEKEGHEVYIFTTTDKAVKRYEDPTIIRLPSVPFISFTDRRIVYRGLISSYKIAKQYKLDIIHTQTEFSVGMLGKMIAATLRIPVVHTYHTQYEDYVGYIAKGKIIKPGMVKYVMRGYMNDLDGVICPSRIVLNLLDGYDIKIPKRVIPTGIRVEEYERKDITREDALALREKLGIAEDETMLLSLSRISYEKNIQAIVQQFPDVLGQNKAVKLVVVGDGPYLSDLKKMVEDLDIEDSVIFTGMVAHEETAIYYKAADFFISASTSETQGLTYTESLASGTPVIAHGNPYLDDIIDQKMFGTLFYQEEDLANAILDAIENTPAMADKAYQAKMYAISAEHFGKSVYAFYLDVLISAKNKKKEKFSLTVRGQKEKTSVKLAHSAIKLPAEAAKATVKTSAKVFKAPKRLINSIRDFLD; encoded by the coding sequence ATGAGAATTGGTCTTTTTACGGACACTTATTTTCCTCAAGTTTCTGGGGTAGCAACGAGTATTTGTACCCTCAAGGAAGAGTTGGAAAAAGAAGGACACGAGGTCTATATTTTTACAACCACAGATAAAGCGGTAAAACGCTACGAAGATCCAACGATTATTCGACTTCCTAGTGTGCCTTTTATTTCGTTTACAGATCGCCGCATTGTTTATCGTGGATTGATTTCGTCTTATAAAATTGCCAAACAATATAAATTAGATATTATTCATACCCAAACGGAATTTAGCGTTGGGATGCTTGGAAAAATGATTGCTGCAACCCTTCGTATTCCAGTTGTTCACACTTATCATACGCAATATGAAGACTATGTTGGTTATATTGCTAAAGGAAAAATCATCAAACCAGGTATGGTCAAATACGTCATGCGTGGCTACATGAACGACTTGGACGGCGTGATTTGTCCATCTCGTATTGTGCTAAATTTGCTTGATGGTTATGATATTAAGATTCCAAAACGTGTCATTCCGACAGGAATTCGTGTGGAAGAGTACGAACGTAAGGACATTACAAGAGAAGATGCGCTAGCACTTCGTGAAAAACTTGGAATTGCTGAGGATGAGACAATGTTACTTAGTCTGTCTCGTATCTCTTATGAAAAAAATATTCAAGCTATTGTCCAACAATTTCCAGACGTTTTAGGTCAAAATAAAGCTGTTAAATTGGTTGTTGTTGGTGATGGACCATATCTATCAGACTTGAAAAAAATGGTTGAGGACCTTGACATTGAAGATAGTGTGATTTTCACGGGAATGGTTGCTCACGAAGAAACTGCAATTTATTATAAAGCAGCTGATTTCTTCATTTCAGCATCAACTAGTGAAACTCAAGGGTTGACTTATACAGAAAGTCTTGCTAGTGGAACACCAGTCATTGCACATGGAAATCCGTACTTGGATGACATCATTGACCAAAAGATGTTTGGAACATTGTTCTACCAAGAAGAGGATTTGGCGAATGCTATTTTAGATGCGATTGAAAACACACCTGCTATGGCTGACAAAGCATACCAAGCAAAAATGTATGCCATCTCAGCAGAACATTTTGGAAAATCAGTCTATGCTTTTTATCTTGATGTTTTGATTTCAGCTAAGAATAAGAAAAAAGAAAAATTCTCTTTAACGGTCCGTGGTCAAAAAGAAAAAACGTCTGTGAAGTTAGCACATTCTGCCATTAAATTGCCAGCAGAAGCAGCTAAAGCTACGGTTAAGACGTCAGCAAAAGTTTTCAAGGCTCCAAAACGCTTGATTAATTCAATTCGAGATTTCCTTGACTAA
- a CDS encoding right-handed parallel beta-helix repeat-containing protein: MKGNKIACDGQIALSKANANVQIIGVQNADGSYPELNFSDFMAKYIGKASSDAAVGVRIYGSNYTLQNLIIEHAPDNGIQIKGKTAGNNKVPNCIVRYNNDTGLQVTAGAYRNTIEAVYSYRNCDVYTRSGNADGFAPKLGAGSGNTFTYCYAWDNSDGGWDSFDKVGDVTPDITYTNCAVWNNGKPDVFTGKYDFDHKKALDEHLHLVQLIKVNDGSFASNYAKGKFALPFGNFIKTDAGTIRLSAWTGNSFDGNPNSFKLGSVNSKSSVTRKLSYCLAFDEAKKGFDNNNSSVTAYLDHCVAFDNGYNYYIQPLIIKAWSAVQGFAGKSGDKLPSGRSVTTPSSGSQSAIRKSVGNTKNAIIANCQANEIPGKIGFNIY; this comes from the coding sequence GTGAAGGGAAACAAGATTGCTTGTGACGGGCAAATTGCTTTGTCTAAAGCAAATGCTAACGTTCAAATCATTGGTGTGCAAAATGCGGATGGCTCTTATCCAGAGCTTAATTTTTCAGACTTTATGGCAAAATACATCGGTAAAGCCTCATCAGATGCGGCAGTTGGTGTCAGAATTTATGGCTCAAACTACACCCTTCAAAACTTGATTATTGAGCATGCGCCAGATAACGGTATCCAAATCAAAGGAAAAACTGCTGGTAATAACAAGGTTCCAAATTGTATTGTTAGATATAATAACGATACTGGTTTGCAAGTAACGGCAGGTGCTTATCGTAATACAATTGAAGCGGTTTACAGCTACCGTAATTGTGATGTTTACACACGTAGCGGAAATGCTGATGGCTTTGCACCAAAACTCGGTGCAGGAAGCGGCAATACTTTTACTTACTGTTATGCTTGGGATAATTCTGATGGTGGTTGGGATTCCTTTGATAAAGTAGGGGATGTGACACCAGATATTACTTACACAAATTGTGCAGTTTGGAATAACGGTAAACCCGATGTCTTTACTGGAAAATATGATTTTGACCACAAAAAAGCCTTAGATGAACATCTTCATCTGGTTCAACTCATCAAAGTTAATGATGGCTCATTTGCTTCAAATTATGCAAAAGGTAAATTTGCTTTGCCATTTGGAAACTTCATCAAGACTGATGCTGGTACGATTAGACTTTCAGCTTGGACTGGCAATTCATTTGACGGTAATCCAAATAGCTTTAAACTTGGTTCTGTCAATTCAAAATCAAGTGTGACACGTAAATTGTCATACTGTCTTGCTTTTGATGAAGCTAAAAAAGGTTTTGATAATAACAACAGTTCCGTTACAGCTTATTTAGACCACTGTGTGGCATTTGATAATGGTTATAACTATTACATTCAACCATTGATCATTAAAGCATGGTCTGCTGTTCAAGGCTTTGCTGGTAAGAGTGGTGATAAATTACCAAGTGGCCGTTCTGTCACAACACCATCATCTGGCAGTCAATCAGCTATTCGCAAGTCAGTTGGAAATACTAAAAATGCGATTATTGCTAATTGCCAAGCTAATGAAATTCCTGGCAAAATTGGATTTAATATTTATTAA
- the thrS gene encoding threonine--tRNA ligase, translating into MVKITFPDGAVREFESGVTTFEIAQSISNSLAKKALAGKFNGELIDTTRAITEDGSIEVVTPDHEDALGILRHSAAHLFAQAAKRLFPDLCLGVGPAIENGFYYDTDNKSGQITDEDLPRIEEEMKKIVKENLPCIRKEISIEEARELFKNDPYKLELIEEHGEDEGGLTVYTQGEFTDLCRGPHVPSTGRIQVFHLLNVAGAYWRGNSDNAMMQRVYGTAWFDKKDLKAYLKQRQEAKERDHRKLGKELDLFMISQEVGQGLPFWLPDGATIRRTLERYIVDKEVESGYLHVYTPPLASVDLYKTSGHWDHYREDMFPIMDMGDGEEFVLRPMNCPHHIQVYKHHVHSYRELPIRIAEIGMMHRYEKSGALSGLQRVREMSLNDGHLFVTPEQIQEEFQKALQLIIDVYEDFNLTEYRFRLSLRDPKDTHKYYDDDEMWENAQSMLKAALDEMGVEYFEAEGEAAFYGPKLDIQVKTALGNEETLSTIQLDFLLPERFGLTYIGADGEEHRPVMIHRGVISTMERFTAILIENYKGAFPTWLAPHQVTVIPVSNEAHVDYAWEVAKVLRDKGVRVDVDERNEKMQLKIRQSQTKKIPYQLIVGDKEMADKTVNVRRYGSKQTHTESINEFVENILADIDRKSRPDAE; encoded by the coding sequence ATGGTTAAAATTACTTTCCCAGATGGCGCTGTGCGCGAATTCGAATCTGGAGTAACAACTTTTGAAATTGCTCAAAGTATTAGTAATTCACTAGCTAAAAAAGCTTTGGCTGGTAAATTTAACGGAGAATTGATTGATACTACTCGTGCAATCACTGAAGATGGTAGCATCGAAGTCGTAACACCTGATCATGAAGATGCTCTTGGTATCTTACGTCACTCAGCAGCTCACCTATTTGCTCAAGCCGCAAAACGTCTTTTCCCAGACCTTTGCCTTGGTGTAGGTCCTGCAATCGAAAATGGTTTCTACTACGATACTGATAATAAATCAGGTCAAATCACTGATGAAGACCTTCCTCGTATCGAAGAAGAAATGAAAAAAATCGTTAAAGAAAACCTTCCATGCATTCGTAAAGAAATCTCTATCGAAGAAGCGCGTGAATTGTTCAAAAACGATCCTTACAAACTTGAATTGATTGAAGAACACGGTGAAGACGAAGGTGGACTTACTGTTTACACACAAGGTGAATTTACAGACCTTTGCCGTGGCCCACACGTGCCATCAACTGGTCGTATCCAAGTCTTCCACCTATTGAACGTTGCTGGTGCTTACTGGCGCGGAAATAGCGATAACGCTATGATGCAACGTGTTTACGGTACTGCTTGGTTTGATAAAAAAGACCTTAAAGCTTACCTTAAACAACGTCAAGAAGCTAAAGAACGTGACCACCGTAAACTTGGTAAAGAACTTGATTTGTTCATGATTTCTCAAGAAGTTGGTCAAGGTCTTCCATTCTGGTTACCAGATGGTGCTACAATCCGTCGTACTTTGGAACGTTACATCGTTGATAAAGAAGTAGAATCAGGATACCTTCACGTTTATACTCCACCATTGGCTTCAGTTGATCTTTACAAAACTTCAGGTCACTGGGATCACTACCGTGAAGATATGTTCCCAATAATGGATATGGGTGATGGTGAAGAATTTGTTCTTCGTCCAATGAACTGCCCACACCACATCCAAGTTTACAAACACCATGTACACTCATACCGTGAATTGCCGATCCGTATCGCTGAAATCGGTATGATGCACCGTTACGAAAAATCTGGTGCTTTATCAGGTCTTCAACGTGTTCGTGAAATGTCACTTAACGATGGTCACTTGTTCGTAACACCTGAACAAATCCAAGAAGAATTCCAAAAAGCTCTTCAATTGATTATCGACGTTTACGAAGATTTCAACTTAACTGAATACCGTTTCCGTCTATCACTTCGTGACCCTAAAGATACTCACAAATACTATGATGACGATGAAATGTGGGAAAATGCACAATCAATGTTGAAAGCTGCCTTAGATGAAATGGGCGTTGAATACTTTGAAGCTGAAGGTGAAGCTGCTTTCTACGGTCCAAAACTTGATATCCAAGTGAAAACTGCTCTTGGTAACGAAGAAACATTGTCAACAATCCAACTTGACTTCCTTCTTCCAGAACGTTTTGGTTTGACATACATCGGTGCTGATGGTGAAGAACACCGTCCAGTTATGATTCACCGTGGTGTTATCTCAACAATGGAACGCTTCACAGCTATCTTGATTGAAAACTACAAAGGTGCATTCCCGACATGGCTTGCTCCTCACCAAGTAACTGTTATCCCAGTTTCTAATGAAGCTCACGTTGACTACGCTTGGGAAGTTGCTAAAGTTCTTCGCGACAAAGGTGTTCGTGTTGACGTCGATGAACGTAACGAAAAAATGCAACTTAAGATTCGTCAAAGCCAAACTAAGAAAATTCCTTACCAATTAATCGTTGGTGATAAAGAAATGGCTGATAAGACTGTTAACGTTCGTCGTTACGGAAGCAAACAAACTCACACTGAATCAATCAATGAGTTTGTAGAAAATATTCTTGCTGACATCGATCGTAAATCACGTCCAGACGCTGAATAA
- a CDS encoding M24 family metallopeptidase, translated as MSKLDQIRSYLNQEKANIAVLSDPVTVNYLTGFFCDPHERQMFLFVYADREPALFVPALEVARASQIVNFPVFGYVDSENPWKKIKNCLPSTDSAKIFAEFDNLNVTKFQGLQTVFDGHFEDLTPFVQKMRLIKSQDEIDKMIVAGQFADKAVKVGFDNISLNNTETDIIAMIEFEMKKQGVEKMSFDTMVLTGNNAANPHGIPGTNKIENNALLLFDLGTDMYGYASDMTRTVAVGKPDQFKKDIYNLCLEAHMSALEFIKPGVLASEVDEAARKVIEKAGYGEYFNHRLGHGIGMTCHEFPSIMEGNDMEIQEGMCFSVEPGIYIPGKVGVRIEDCGYVTKSGFEVFTHTPKELLYFEG; from the coding sequence ATGTCTAAATTAGATCAAATCCGCTCATATTTGAATCAAGAAAAAGCAAATATCGCTGTTTTATCTGACCCAGTAACTGTTAACTATTTGACTGGTTTCTTCTGCGATCCACACGAACGTCAAATGTTCTTGTTTGTTTACGCTGACCGTGAACCAGCACTTTTCGTCCCTGCGCTTGAAGTCGCACGCGCCAGCCAAATCGTCAATTTCCCTGTTTTTGGTTACGTTGATTCTGAAAATCCATGGAAAAAAATTAAAAACTGTCTTCCTTCAACAGATAGTGCTAAAATCTTTGCTGAATTTGATAATTTGAATGTTACTAAATTTCAAGGTTTGCAAACCGTCTTTGACGGACACTTTGAAGATTTGACACCATTTGTTCAAAAAATGCGTCTTATCAAATCTCAAGATGAAATTGATAAAATGATTGTAGCTGGCCAGTTCGCTGATAAAGCTGTTAAAGTTGGTTTCGATAACATTTCACTTAACAACACTGAAACTGACATTATCGCCATGATTGAATTCGAAATGAAAAAACAAGGTGTTGAAAAAATGAGTTTCGACACTATGGTCTTGACTGGTAATAATGCCGCTAACCCACACGGTATCCCAGGCACAAACAAAATCGAAAACAATGCTTTGCTTTTGTTTGACCTTGGAACAGATATGTATGGTTACGCTAGTGATATGACTCGCACTGTTGCTGTTGGTAAACCTGACCAATTCAAGAAAGACATTTACAACTTATGTTTAGAAGCTCACATGTCAGCTCTAGAGTTCATCAAACCTGGTGTTCTTGCTAGCGAAGTGGACGAGGCTGCTCGTAAAGTCATTGAAAAAGCAGGTTACGGTGAATACTTCAACCACCGTCTTGGACATGGTATCGGAATGACTTGTCACGAATTCCCTTCAATCATGGAAGGTAATGATATGGAAATCCAAGAAGGTATGTGTTTCTCAGTTGAACCTGGTATCTACATTCCTGGCAAAGTTGGTGTTCGTATCGAAGATTGTGGTTACGTCACAAAATCTGGCTTTGAAGTCTTCACACACACACCAAAAGAATTGCTTTATTTTGAAGGATAA
- a CDS encoding glycosyltransferase, whose product MKVLLYLEAENYLRKSGIGRAIEHQERALSMVGQDYTTNPNDDYDLVHINTYGIKSWKLLKKSKKAGKKVLMHGHSTEEDFRDSFIGSNLVSPIFRWYLCRFYNNADAIITPTEYSKSLISGYGIDKPIYAVSNGIDLSRYVPNPAKEEAFRRHFGLKPDEKVVICAGLYFMRKGIDEFVEVAKQMPDVRFIWFGETNKWIIPHKVRSIVTRKHPDNVIFAGYIKGDVFEGAMSGADAFFFPSREETEGIVVLEALASHQHVVLRDIPVYHGWVDSSCAELAHDVSGFVKALRKVLSGNSEKQEAGYHIAQSRSIDKVAHELVDVYHKVMEL is encoded by the coding sequence ATGAAAGTTTTACTGTATTTGGAAGCCGAAAATTATTTAAGAAAATCAGGAATTGGTCGTGCCATCGAGCACCAAGAGCGTGCTCTTAGCATGGTTGGCCAAGATTATACAACAAATCCAAACGATGACTATGATTTGGTTCATATCAATACTTATGGTATTAAGAGTTGGAAATTATTGAAAAAATCCAAAAAAGCGGGTAAAAAAGTGTTGATGCATGGTCATTCTACCGAGGAAGATTTTCGCGACTCTTTTATCGGCTCTAATTTAGTATCACCAATTTTTAGATGGTATCTTTGTCGTTTTTATAACAATGCAGATGCCATTATTACACCGACTGAATACTCAAAATCATTAATTAGTGGCTATGGTATTGATAAGCCAATTTATGCTGTTTCAAATGGGATTGATTTGTCACGTTATGTTCCAAATCCTGCTAAGGAAGAGGCGTTTAGACGTCATTTTGGTCTTAAACCAGATGAAAAAGTTGTGATTTGTGCTGGGCTTTATTTCATGCGAAAAGGAATTGACGAATTTGTTGAAGTGGCAAAACAAATGCCTGATGTGCGTTTTATTTGGTTCGGTGAGACTAATAAATGGATTATTCCTCATAAAGTCAGAAGCATTGTGACACGTAAGCATCCTGATAATGTGATTTTTGCTGGTTACATTAAAGGAGATGTTTTTGAAGGTGCTATGAGTGGTGCAGATGCCTTCTTCTTCCCGAGTCGTGAAGAAACAGAAGGAATTGTCGTTCTTGAAGCACTTGCTAGTCACCAACATGTGGTTTTGCGAGATATTCCTGTTTATCACGGCTGGGTTGACAGTAGCTGTGCGGAGTTAGCTCATGATGTTTCTGGTTTTGTTAAAGCCCTTCGTAAGGTTTTATCAGGAAATAGCGAAAAACAAGAAGCAGGTTATCATATTGCTCAAAGTCGTAGCATTGATAAAGTTGCTCATGAATTAGTTGATGTTTATCACAAAGTAATGGAGTTGTAA
- the ccpA gene encoding catabolite control protein A, producing the protein MNTDDTITIYDVAREAGVSMATVSRVVNGNKNVKENTRKKVLEVIDRLDYRPNAVARGLASKKTTTVGVVIPNIANSYFSILAKGIDDIAAMYKYNIVLASSDEDDDKEVNVINTLLAKQVDGIIFMGHHLTEKIRAEFSRSRTPVVLAGTVDLEHQLPSVNIDYKAAVADAVDILAKNNKDIAFVSGPLIDDINGKVRLAGYKEGLEKNNLSFKEGLVFEAHYSYKDGYELAQRVMNSGATAAYVAEDELAAGLLNGLFAAGKKVPEDFEILTSNDSPITSYTRPNLSSISQPVYDLGAVSMRMLTKIMNKEELEEKGIILNHGLKLRGTTRQ; encoded by the coding sequence ATGAACACTGATGATACGATTACAATTTATGATGTTGCACGAGAAGCAGGCGTCTCAATGGCAACAGTTAGTCGTGTTGTAAATGGCAATAAAAATGTAAAGGAAAACACTCGTAAAAAAGTACTTGAAGTTATTGACCGTTTAGACTATCGTCCAAATGCAGTTGCTCGTGGTTTGGCAAGTAAAAAAACTACGACAGTTGGTGTTGTTATTCCAAATATCGCTAATAGCTATTTCTCAATTTTAGCGAAAGGTATCGACGATATTGCTGCAATGTACAAATACAATATCGTTCTTGCGTCAAGTGATGAAGATGACGATAAAGAAGTTAATGTTATTAACACTTTGCTTGCAAAACAAGTGGATGGTATTATCTTCATGGGACACCATTTAACAGAAAAAATTCGTGCAGAGTTCTCTCGCTCACGCACACCAGTGGTTCTAGCAGGAACAGTTGATTTAGAACACCAACTTCCAAGTGTTAATATTGATTACAAAGCTGCCGTGGCTGATGCTGTTGATATTTTGGCTAAAAATAACAAAGATATTGCCTTTGTTTCAGGACCACTTATCGATGACATTAACGGTAAAGTTCGTCTTGCAGGATACAAAGAAGGACTTGAAAAGAACAACCTATCATTCAAAGAAGGACTTGTATTTGAAGCTCACTACAGCTACAAAGATGGTTATGAACTAGCTCAACGCGTGATGAATTCAGGTGCTACAGCTGCTTATGTTGCTGAAGACGAACTAGCTGCAGGTCTTTTGAATGGATTGTTTGCCGCAGGTAAAAAAGTTCCTGAAGACTTTGAAATTCTTACAAGTAATGATTCACCAATCACATCATACACTCGTCCAAACCTAAGCTCAATTAGCCAACCAGTTTATGACCTTGGTGCGGTAAGTATGCGTATGTTGACTAAAATCATGAACAAAGAAGAACTTGAAGAAAAAGGAATTATTCTTAATCATGGTCTTAAATTGCGTGGTACTACACGTCAATAA
- a CDS encoding NUDIX domain-containing protein translates to MTEHILLAGYVSQGKNDEATVAREIDEELGLKVKSLTFNATKYYERSNSLMINFAVTVSGAVTPNQEIDDWDWFSIKDAKKAIKDGSLAESFLLENF, encoded by the coding sequence ATGACTGAACACATTTTACTAGCTGGTTATGTGTCACAAGGCAAAAATGATGAGGCTACTGTCGCTAGAGAAATTGACGAGGAATTAGGCTTAAAAGTAAAATCCTTAACCTTTAATGCTACTAAATACTACGAGCGCAGTAACTCACTCATGATTAATTTTGCCGTAACAGTATCTGGAGCAGTCACTCCCAATCAGGAGATTGATGACTGGGACTGGTTTTCAATCAAAGATGCCAAAAAAGCTATCAAAGACGGTTCTCTTGCCGAAAGTTTTTTACTAGAGAATTTTTAG
- a CDS encoding NAD(P)H-dependent oxidoreductase: MSTEAIKKQVLDAFDHRVAVRVYNDQEISREDMEFILDTAWLSPSSIGLEAWRFVVLDRKQIAKLRDDLKTVAWGAQSQLDTASHFVLLLAEKNARYDSDSVKDSLVRRGLGEGDALNSRLATYESFQKNDMSLADNPRALFDWTAKQTYIALGNMMTSASMIGIDSCPIEGFNYDKVNAILAKAGIINSDKEGIASMVSFGYRLRDPKHPRSRKPREKVITWFE; the protein is encoded by the coding sequence ATGAGTACAGAAGCTATTAAAAAACAAGTTCTCGATGCCTTTGACCATCGAGTTGCCGTCCGTGTCTACAATGACCAAGAGATTTCACGTGAAGATATGGAGTTCATCCTTGACACAGCTTGGTTAAGCCCTTCTTCGATTGGTTTGGAAGCTTGGCGTTTTGTTGTCCTTGATCGTAAGCAAATTGCAAAACTTCGTGATGACTTAAAAACTGTTGCTTGGGGAGCACAGTCTCAACTTGATACAGCCAGTCATTTTGTTTTGTTACTTGCAGAAAAAAATGCACGCTATGATTCTGACTCTGTCAAAGATAGCCTCGTTCGACGTGGTCTCGGTGAGGGTGACGCTCTCAATAGTCGCCTAGCCACTTACGAGTCTTTCCAAAAAAATGATATGTCACTTGCTGACAATCCACGCGCCCTCTTTGATTGGACCGCTAAGCAAACCTACATCGCTCTTGGAAATATGATGACATCAGCCAGCATGATTGGTATTGATTCTTGCCCAATTGAAGGATTTAATTATGACAAAGTCAATGCTATTCTTGCCAAAGCAGGCATTATTAACTCTGATAAAGAAGGCATTGCAAGCATGGTGTCATTTGGTTATCGACTACGCGATCCAAAACACCCTCGCTCACGTAAACCTCGTGAAAAAGTCATTACATGGTTCGAATAA